Proteins encoded by one window of Ralstonia sp. RRA:
- a CDS encoding site-2 protease family protein, with product MQPSPLRADSSHPTQDNAAMPTGYAFIAAFVLCALLHLTTFAVVGTAFRIPVREMTLGFGPQLIRLGRVRIRLLPLGGSVRFKDLSEDALTEDDLLGALDTQPLWMQLVLALSGGTMLLVVALALLQLEALPTFIHGFAQIVLGALSPAGDAQTFLAQAHQAILQWPFTMLLGSVAAKFAAFNLLPLPATNGGQALAFIGRKLGLARTWPAQLTQLLMLAYLALVLSWAAALLMYIAHR from the coding sequence ATGCAGCCCAGCCCACTGCGGGCTGATTCCAGCCACCCGACCCAGGACAACGCCGCAATGCCCACCGGCTACGCCTTCATCGCTGCCTTTGTGCTCTGCGCGCTGCTGCATCTGACGACGTTCGCTGTCGTCGGCACGGCGTTCCGGATTCCTGTACGCGAGATGACGCTCGGCTTTGGGCCGCAGTTGATCCGGTTGGGACGTGTGCGCATCCGCCTGTTGCCGCTCGGCGGCTCTGTCCGCTTCAAGGACTTGAGCGAAGACGCGCTGACCGAAGACGATCTGCTCGGTGCGCTGGATACCCAGCCGCTGTGGATGCAACTGGTGCTGGCCCTCTCGGGTGGGACCATGCTGTTGGTCGTGGCGTTGGCGCTGCTCCAGCTTGAAGCGCTGCCGACCTTCATTCACGGCTTTGCGCAGATCGTGCTCGGCGCCCTGTCTCCCGCCGGCGATGCACAGACCTTCCTGGCGCAGGCGCATCAGGCCATCCTGCAGTGGCCATTCACCATGCTGCTGGGCAGCGTGGCCGCCAAGTTTGCGGCGTTCAACCTGCTGCCGCTTCCTGCAACGAATGGTGGGCAGGCACTGGCCTTCATTGGGCGCAAGCTTGGACTGGCCAGGACTTGGCCCGCTCAGCTGACGCAGTTGCTGATGCTGGCATATCTGGCATTGGTGTTGTCCTGGGCCGCTGCGCTCTTGATGTACATCGCGCACCGATAG